The Achromobacter deleyi genome has a window encoding:
- the nadC gene encoding carboxylating nicotinate-nucleotide diphosphorylase has protein sequence MSIKAATPGTVTRLAVPPLPEVMLEPLVRAALLEDLGRAGDLTTDAIVPADAVAETRLVARQDGVLAGLDLARLAFRVMDPGIEFVVSQRDGSDLAPGMEIARIRGSARAMLSAERVALNFLCHLSGVATATASIARAIAGHGARVTCTRKTMPGLRAVQKYAVRVGGGGNHRFGLDDAVLIKDNHIALAGGVATAVERARAGIGHMVKIELEVDTLEQLEVALSLGVDVVLLDNMSLDDLRRAVAMARGRAITEASGRITPETAAAVAATGVDQIAVGWLTHSAKVLDIGLDA, from the coding sequence ATGAGCATTAAAGCCGCAACTCCCGGCACCGTCACCCGACTGGCCGTTCCCCCTCTGCCGGAAGTCATGCTGGAGCCGCTGGTGCGCGCGGCATTGCTGGAAGACCTGGGACGCGCCGGCGACCTGACGACGGACGCCATCGTCCCCGCCGACGCCGTCGCAGAAACGCGGCTGGTGGCGCGCCAGGACGGCGTGCTGGCCGGGCTGGACCTGGCGCGCCTGGCGTTTCGCGTGATGGATCCGGGCATCGAGTTCGTGGTGTCGCAACGCGACGGCAGCGACCTTGCGCCGGGCATGGAGATTGCCCGCATCCGCGGCAGCGCCCGCGCGATGCTCAGCGCCGAACGCGTGGCCCTGAACTTCCTGTGCCATCTGAGCGGCGTGGCCACCGCCACGGCCTCCATCGCCCGCGCCATCGCCGGCCATGGCGCGCGGGTCACCTGCACCCGCAAGACCATGCCAGGCCTGCGCGCGGTGCAGAAGTACGCGGTGCGCGTGGGCGGCGGCGGCAATCATCGCTTCGGGCTGGATGACGCGGTGCTGATCAAGGACAACCACATCGCGCTGGCCGGCGGCGTGGCCACGGCCGTCGAGCGCGCGCGCGCCGGCATCGGCCACATGGTCAAGATTGAACTGGAAGTGGACACCCTGGAGCAGCTGGAAGTGGCGCTTTCCCTGGGCGTGGACGTGGTGCTGCTGGACAACATGAGCCTGGACGACCTGCGCCGCGCCGTCGCTATGGCGCGTGGCCGTGCCATCACGGAGGCCTCGGGTCGCATCACGCCCGAAACCGCCGCGGCGGTGGCCGCCACCGGCGTCGACCA
- a CDS encoding NUDIX hydrolase, with the protein MTESVERSVHAELVAVLVAVTNGEPRVLTTDDARALPAGPFELSHRSLQAGLRAWVEAQTHHPLGYVEQLYTFADGDRSDESGGRVMSVSYLGLTREAGETGVAQVGWQDWYRYFPWEDRRAGTPALVEELVVPRLTAWCEDSADPAVRARRHQRAAITFGLDGASWNEDMVLQRYELLFEAGLVPEAVRRGGGQNVLPGEPMRHDHRRILATGIARLRAKIKYRPVVFELMPAQFTLLQLQMAVEALAGRGLHKQNFRRFIEQQALVEETGAMATGTTGRPAKLFRFRRDVLLERAIAGSKLPLSRVL; encoded by the coding sequence TTGACCGAATCCGTCGAACGCTCCGTCCATGCAGAACTCGTTGCCGTGCTTGTCGCCGTCACCAACGGCGAGCCGCGCGTGCTGACGACCGACGATGCGCGCGCCTTGCCGGCGGGGCCGTTCGAACTCTCGCACCGCTCCTTGCAGGCGGGCCTGCGCGCCTGGGTGGAAGCGCAGACGCATCATCCGCTGGGCTATGTGGAGCAGCTCTACACCTTCGCCGACGGCGACCGCTCCGACGAGTCCGGCGGGCGGGTCATGTCGGTCAGCTACCTGGGCCTCACGCGCGAAGCGGGCGAGACCGGCGTGGCGCAAGTGGGATGGCAGGATTGGTATCGCTACTTCCCCTGGGAAGACCGGCGCGCCGGCACGCCGGCCCTGGTTGAAGAACTGGTCGTGCCGCGGCTGACGGCCTGGTGCGAAGACAGCGCCGATCCCGCCGTGCGCGCGCGCCGCCATCAGCGCGCCGCCATTACCTTCGGGTTGGACGGCGCATCGTGGAATGAAGACATGGTCCTGCAGCGCTACGAACTGCTGTTCGAGGCCGGGCTGGTGCCCGAAGCCGTGCGGCGCGGCGGGGGCCAGAACGTGCTGCCGGGGGAGCCGATGCGCCATGATCACCGGCGCATTCTCGCCACCGGCATCGCGCGCCTGAGGGCCAAGATCAAGTACCGCCCGGTGGTGTTTGAACTGATGCCCGCGCAATTCACGCTGCTGCAATTGCAGATGGCGGTCGAGGCGCTGGCCGGACGCGGGCTGCACAAGCAGAATTTCCGCCGTTTCATCGAACAACAGGCGCTGGTGGAAGAAACCGGCGCGATGGCCACCGGCACCACCGGACGGCCCGCCAAACTGTTCAGGTTCCGCCGCGACGTCCTGCTGGAACGCGCGATCGCCGGCAGCAAATTGCCGCTGTCGCGGGTGCTATGA
- a CDS encoding STAS domain-containing protein yields MSLAIEKVGEVLVVSPEGQINSGNAAGIEADLLAHVEKGESRFVLDLSNLNYISSAGLRVVLVLAKRLKQGAGALVLCAMQPHVREVFDISGFLAILTVVDTRQDAVAKVA; encoded by the coding sequence ATGAGTCTCGCAATAGAGAAAGTCGGAGAAGTCCTGGTTGTCTCGCCCGAAGGCCAGATCAACAGCGGCAATGCCGCCGGCATCGAAGCCGACTTGCTGGCGCATGTCGAAAAGGGTGAAAGCCGTTTCGTGCTGGACCTGTCCAACCTGAACTACATCTCCAGCGCGGGCTTGCGCGTGGTGCTCGTGCTGGCCAAGCGCCTGAAGCAGGGCGCGGGCGCGCTGGTGTTGTGCGCGATGCAGCCGCATGTGCGCGAAGTGTTCGACATCAGCGGCTTCCTCGCCATCCTGACGGTGGTGGACACGCGTCAGGATGCGGTGGCGAAGGTTGCGTGA
- a CDS encoding ATP-binding protein has product MPSQPDTLDLVPDQNAVAAAMQWLEGIAEREAWPPKLNFGLSLSLDEALTNIVSYAFDDPAQAGSPPCVALSCSQDSEWISLDIVDNGRPYDPTKTPPPPLAASLDDAAIGGHGVRLMQHYLHDLRYARSGGRNRLTLVARAA; this is encoded by the coding sequence ATGCCCTCTCAGCCCGATACGCTTGACCTCGTTCCCGACCAGAACGCCGTTGCCGCCGCCATGCAATGGCTGGAGGGAATTGCCGAACGCGAAGCGTGGCCACCCAAGCTGAACTTCGGACTGTCGCTGAGCCTGGACGAAGCGTTGACCAACATCGTGTCCTACGCCTTCGACGATCCGGCCCAAGCCGGATCGCCTCCTTGCGTCGCGCTCTCCTGCAGCCAGGACAGCGAGTGGATCTCGCTCGATATTGTCGACAACGGACGCCCCTACGATCCCACCAAGACACCGCCACCCCCGCTGGCGGCATCGCTGGACGACGCCGCTATCGGCGGACACGGCGTGCGCCTCATGCAGCATTACCTGCACGACCTGCGCTATGCGCGCAGCGGCGGCCGCAACCGCCTGACGCTTGTCGCGCGCGCCGCCTGA
- the alr gene encoding alanine racemase — translation MPPVNAPYRPEGLIARPLHARIDPGAVAHNLARLRAALPAGAAAPRVWATVKADAYGHGVARILPALRGADGLAVLHLNEARACRDMGWQGPVLVYGGLYSPADALLVDMPGLHLVITHAAQLEWLAQAPLTQRPAIWLRFAGDIHHTGFAAGDYLSAYETASALSRRGLTGEVGHLNHYARADEPDGVAGADAVFRDLIAGLPGPVSTSNSAALLKHGARAGNTQWVRPGLALYGASPFADTSAAQLDLRPAMSLHSQVVGIQRVKAGAGVGYGAAFVATDALDVGIVTCGYSDGYPRHAPTGTPVIVDGVRTRLLGRVSMDMMAVDLGPVPHACIGTPVTLWGASGLAVEEVATAAGTIAADLLAGLSARVPMQLARQDTTR, via the coding sequence ATGCCGCCCGTGAATGCTCCCTATCGACCAGAAGGATTGATCGCCCGCCCGCTGCACGCCCGCATCGACCCGGGCGCCGTTGCCCACAACCTGGCGCGGCTGCGCGCCGCGCTGCCAGCGGGCGCCGCTGCGCCGCGCGTGTGGGCCACGGTGAAGGCGGATGCCTATGGCCACGGCGTGGCGCGCATCCTGCCGGCCCTGCGCGGCGCCGACGGACTGGCCGTACTGCACTTGAACGAAGCGCGCGCCTGCCGCGACATGGGCTGGCAAGGCCCCGTTCTGGTCTACGGCGGCCTGTATTCGCCGGCGGACGCGCTGCTCGTCGACATGCCCGGCCTGCACCTGGTGATCACGCACGCCGCGCAACTGGAATGGCTGGCGCAGGCCCCGCTTACCCAGCGCCCCGCGATCTGGCTGCGCTTCGCGGGCGACATCCATCACACCGGCTTCGCCGCCGGCGACTACCTGTCCGCGTACGAGACCGCCAGCGCGCTGTCCCGCCGGGGCTTGACCGGCGAAGTCGGTCACTTGAACCACTATGCGCGCGCCGACGAACCGGACGGAGTGGCCGGCGCCGATGCGGTCTTCCGGGATTTGATCGCCGGCTTGCCGGGGCCGGTGTCCACCAGCAACTCCGCCGCCCTGCTGAAACACGGCGCGCGCGCCGGCAATACGCAGTGGGTACGGCCCGGGCTGGCCCTGTACGGCGCCAGTCCCTTTGCCGATACCAGCGCGGCGCAACTGGATTTGCGGCCGGCCATGTCGCTGCACTCCCAGGTCGTGGGTATCCAACGGGTGAAGGCCGGCGCCGGCGTGGGCTATGGCGCCGCGTTCGTGGCGACGGACGCCCTGGACGTCGGCATCGTCACTTGCGGCTATTCGGATGGCTATCCGCGCCACGCGCCGACCGGCACCCCGGTGATCGTCGACGGCGTGCGCACTCGCCTGCTGGGCCGCGTATCGATGGACATGATGGCGGTGGACCTCGGCCCCGTCCCGCATGCGTGCATCGGCACGCCGGTGACGTTGTGGGGCGCCAGCGGCCTGGCGGTCGAGGAAGTGGCCACGGCGGCGGGCACGATCGCGGCCGACTTGCTGGCGGGCCTGAGCGCGCGAGTGCCCATGCAACTGGCCCGCCAGGACACCACGCGCTGA
- a CDS encoding MFS transporter: protein MKRRPVLEVTLACLAVLLLAQALIGALSLSALNRLVVDTTADRVEVIARRAAGNIENGLRLGKPLEQFFGLRDGLRDSLSGSRDLRGAAVLLADGQTLAMQGELPDGAIALAKALDAGGTREAGATRRASGALMSVGEGAVTLAVPLAGAGGKVVGAVVLSVAKDGAASRRLIVDNLQVLLAVTIVVGLGLAAVFKYLVPLTSLAAGGRARFVVPLLALVLAQGVYAAYTISTFRSGWLEVTRNNVGLLAEGLQRDLDRVLGYGLTLDRLRGVDAPFSRLAATFPAVEQIELVDSAGRVLGRADARGPLDVSGLPVARPQADDLTLVLPLGAARPDPQAHGDLVLRLSGDVIAAGVRSRALDAVTVVAVALVAAIEMLLLLALLMNRAFATRAVLPDGTRLGPDDASEVGRIARPVMFGFLFAWALPLGFLPLYARSLSAGGLDLPANLLLALPISVEMGCGLLTSLLAGRLTDRRGWQVPVLAGLGVSCAGMLACAAAGDLLMFSAARGLVGLGYGLTWMGLQGFIVTRSPAGFRGRNMTGVIAGLFAGHLSGAAVGAMLMEQVGFRAVFGVGAAMLALPLAGVLILMRPYMDSGRSLAGQAVARVQASLSDTLRLLFTRDFGLLLLGSVIPFSIAQVGLLSFALPLYLEAEGVAASSIGRVLMIYGLCVIYVGPLMGRVVDRSRIKKSWIVLGGLVGSVGMLGLYFNSGLLAAAAAVLLLALASCFAGASQSPYMLALPDVQRYGAAGATSVMRAADKLGQMAGPLVVGAMFGAAGMGAGLAATGVIYLCATMLFLLFAPARPRDEAA, encoded by the coding sequence TTGAAACGCCGCCCGGTGCTTGAAGTCACGTTGGCCTGTCTGGCCGTTTTGTTGCTGGCGCAGGCGCTCATCGGCGCGCTCAGCCTTTCCGCCTTGAACCGCCTGGTGGTGGACACCACCGCCGATCGCGTAGAAGTCATCGCGCGCCGCGCGGCGGGCAATATCGAAAACGGATTGCGGCTGGGTAAGCCGCTTGAGCAGTTCTTCGGCTTGCGCGACGGCCTGCGCGACAGCCTGTCGGGATCGCGTGATCTGCGCGGCGCGGCCGTGCTGCTGGCCGACGGCCAGACGCTGGCCATGCAAGGCGAATTGCCCGATGGCGCCATCGCGCTGGCCAAGGCATTGGATGCGGGCGGCACGCGCGAAGCCGGCGCGACGCGCCGCGCTTCCGGCGCGCTGATGTCCGTGGGCGAAGGCGCGGTGACGCTGGCGGTGCCGCTGGCCGGTGCCGGCGGCAAGGTGGTCGGCGCGGTGGTGCTGTCCGTGGCGAAGGACGGCGCCGCCAGCCGCCGCCTGATCGTGGACAACCTGCAGGTGCTGCTGGCCGTCACCATCGTGGTGGGCTTGGGACTGGCCGCCGTCTTCAAATACCTGGTGCCGCTGACCTCGCTTGCCGCGGGGGGGCGCGCCCGCTTCGTGGTGCCCTTGCTGGCGCTGGTCCTGGCCCAGGGCGTCTACGCGGCCTATACGATTTCCACGTTCCGCAGCGGCTGGCTGGAGGTCACGCGCAACAATGTCGGCCTGCTGGCCGAAGGCCTGCAGCGCGATCTGGACCGGGTGCTGGGATATGGCCTGACGCTGGACCGGCTGCGCGGCGTCGACGCGCCGTTCTCGCGCCTTGCCGCAACCTTTCCCGCAGTGGAGCAGATTGAACTGGTGGACAGCGCCGGCCGCGTGCTCGGCCGTGCCGATGCGCGCGGGCCGCTCGATGTTTCCGGATTGCCGGTCGCGCGTCCGCAGGCCGATGACCTGACGCTCGTGTTGCCGCTGGGCGCGGCGCGCCCCGATCCGCAGGCCCACGGCGACCTGGTGCTGCGCTTGTCCGGAGATGTCATCGCCGCCGGCGTGCGCAGCCGCGCGCTGGACGCCGTCACCGTGGTGGCCGTGGCGTTGGTCGCGGCCATCGAGATGCTGTTGCTGCTGGCGCTGCTGATGAACCGCGCCTTCGCCACGCGCGCGGTGCTGCCCGACGGCACGCGCCTCGGGCCCGACGACGCATCCGAGGTGGGCCGCATCGCGCGGCCCGTGATGTTCGGCTTCTTGTTCGCCTGGGCGTTGCCGCTGGGATTTCTGCCCTTGTATGCGCGCAGCCTGTCGGCGGGCGGACTGGATCTGCCCGCCAACTTGCTGCTGGCGCTGCCCATTTCCGTCGAGATGGGGTGTGGCCTGCTGACCTCGCTGCTGGCGGGCAGGCTGACCGACCGCAGGGGTTGGCAGGTGCCCGTGCTGGCCGGCCTGGGCGTGTCCTGCGCTGGCATGCTCGCCTGCGCTGCCGCCGGCGACCTGCTGATGTTCAGCGCTGCGCGCGGCCTGGTCGGCCTGGGCTACGGACTGACATGGATGGGATTGCAGGGCTTCATCGTCACGCGCAGTCCGGCGGGCTTTCGCGGGCGCAACATGACGGGCGTCATCGCCGGCCTGTTCGCCGGCCATCTGTCGGGCGCCGCCGTTGGCGCCATGCTGATGGAGCAGGTGGGGTTCCGCGCCGTGTTCGGCGTGGGGGCGGCCATGCTGGCGCTGCCGCTGGCCGGCGTGCTGATCCTGATGCGTCCGTACATGGACAGCGGCCGCAGCCTGGCGGGCCAGGCGGTCGCGCGGGTGCAGGCGAGCCTGTCGGACACGTTGCGGCTGCTCTTCACGCGCGACTTCGGCCTGCTGCTGCTGGGCAGCGTCATTCCGTTTTCCATCGCGCAGGTGGGCCTGCTGTCTTTCGCGTTGCCGCTCTATCTGGAGGCCGAAGGCGTGGCCGCGTCCAGCATCGGACGCGTGCTGATGATCTACGGCCTGTGCGTGATCTACGTGGGTCCGCTGATGGGCCGCGTGGTCGACCGCAGCCGCATCAAGAAGAGCTGGATCGTGCTGGGCGGACTGGTGGGCAGCGTGGGCATGCTCGGCCTGTACTTCAACAGCGGCCTGCTGGCCGCGGCGGCGGCCGTCCTGCTGCTGGCCCTGGCCAGCTGCTTTGCCGGCGCGTCGCAATCGCCCTACATGCTGGCCTTGCCCGATGTGCAGCGCTATGGCGCCGCCGGCGCGACCAGCGTCATGCGCGCCGCCGACAAGCTGGGCCAGATGGCCGGACCGCTGGTGGTGGGCGCGATGTTCGGCGCGGCGGGCATGGGCGCGGGGCTGGCCGCGACCGGGGTCATCTATCTGTGCGCCACCATGCTGTTCCTGCTGTTCGCGCCGGCGCGTCCGCGCGACGAGGCCGCCTGA
- a CDS encoding SpoIIE family protein phosphatase, translating into MPFRSLRSKIFLLVVALLVAVAAFVMLTSQRNVTRTVMNSERHAVSNVMELVLRDAEARWGALLTDKISTVRNGRRQLMQTGTVVAAALNSYADLAERGILTQGAAKGMARAWINRLKFDDRRYAFVYDADFQVLASGNPEMIDRDLSELSDFKNRPLAQALYEESRTSGYGFAIYRWPPSAQRGDSETRYAYFGYFRPWNWVFAITDSAHDVIEQIQTRREQMESSVRATLSKLTLAQSGFIFIASDDGRMIVPLPEKQAGLLDAANPQGETLRGLLARQKGGGELQSLSFDGGGGPWRIDSARFAPLGWTLVAAVPESDLTAPARELLNRQALIFLGMMLVALICAWLMAARIVRPLETLTRYARLLPEQDLTAASSVPAHIAALPDKHKDEVGRLAASFLFMDHKLRENVARLMRETTARERFESELNIARAIQLGLLPVPLSSAIREQVDLNAVMLPAKEVGGDLYDYFTLPDGRLCLAIGDVSDKGVPAALFMAVTRTLIRATAEDETDPARMMQKINNRLSENNPNMMFVTLLLGVLDLTTGELQWANAGHLPPAVVGADGTLRLLEGRSGPACGVQEDLEYRSLSTVLAPGEMLVGYTDGVTEAVNPNDAQYGDPRLLAVLSNPPVASASLAKRLLEDVQAFADGAEQSDDITLIVIRRP; encoded by the coding sequence ATGCCGTTCCGGTCGCTGCGTAGCAAGATTTTTCTTCTGGTCGTGGCGCTTCTCGTGGCGGTGGCTGCATTCGTGATGCTGACTTCGCAGCGCAACGTGACGCGCACCGTGATGAACAGCGAACGTCATGCCGTCAGCAACGTGATGGAACTGGTCTTGCGCGATGCCGAAGCGCGCTGGGGCGCGCTGCTGACCGACAAGATATCCACCGTGCGCAACGGGCGCCGCCAACTGATGCAGACCGGCACGGTGGTGGCCGCCGCGCTGAACTCCTACGCCGACCTGGCCGAGCGCGGCATCCTGACGCAGGGCGCGGCCAAAGGCATGGCGCGCGCGTGGATCAACCGCCTCAAGTTCGACGACCGGCGCTATGCCTTCGTCTATGACGCCGACTTCCAGGTCCTGGCCAGCGGCAATCCCGAGATGATCGATCGCGACCTGTCGGAGTTGTCGGATTTCAAGAATCGCCCGCTTGCCCAGGCGCTATATGAAGAGAGCCGCACATCCGGCTACGGCTTCGCCATCTATCGCTGGCCGCCTTCCGCCCAACGCGGCGACAGCGAAACGCGCTACGCCTATTTCGGCTATTTCCGGCCGTGGAACTGGGTGTTCGCCATCACCGACAGCGCGCACGACGTCATCGAACAGATCCAGACGCGCCGCGAGCAGATGGAAAGCTCGGTGCGAGCCACGCTGTCCAAACTGACCCTGGCGCAATCGGGCTTCATCTTCATCGCCTCCGATGACGGCCGGATGATCGTGCCCCTGCCCGAGAAGCAGGCCGGCCTGCTCGACGCCGCGAACCCGCAGGGCGAGACCCTGCGCGGCCTGCTGGCGCGGCAGAAAGGCGGCGGCGAGCTGCAAAGCCTGTCGTTCGACGGCGGTGGCGGGCCGTGGCGGATCGACAGCGCGCGCTTCGCGCCGCTGGGCTGGACGCTGGTGGCGGCCGTGCCCGAAAGCGACCTGACCGCTCCCGCGCGCGAGCTGCTGAACCGGCAGGCCCTGATCTTCCTGGGCATGATGCTGGTGGCGCTGATCTGCGCCTGGCTGATGGCGGCCCGCATCGTGCGCCCACTGGAAACGCTGACCCGCTACGCGCGCCTGCTGCCCGAGCAGGACCTGACCGCGGCATCCAGCGTCCCCGCGCACATCGCCGCGCTGCCGGACAAACACAAGGACGAGGTCGGCCGGCTGGCCGCCTCGTTCCTGTTCATGGACCACAAGCTGCGCGAGAACGTGGCCCGGCTGATGCGCGAAACCACCGCCCGCGAACGCTTCGAAAGCGAGCTGAACATCGCCCGCGCGATCCAGCTGGGCCTGTTGCCCGTGCCGCTTTCCAGCGCGATCCGCGAACAGGTCGATCTGAACGCAGTGATGCTGCCGGCCAAGGAAGTGGGCGGCGACCTCTACGACTACTTCACGCTGCCCGACGGGCGGCTGTGCCTGGCGATCGGCGACGTGTCCGACAAGGGCGTGCCGGCCGCGCTGTTCATGGCGGTGACGCGCACGCTGATCCGCGCCACCGCCGAGGACGAGACGGACCCGGCGCGGATGATGCAGAAGATCAACAACCGCCTGTCCGAAAACAATCCCAACATGATGTTCGTCACGCTGCTGCTTGGCGTGCTGGACCTGACCACCGGCGAGCTGCAATGGGCCAACGCCGGCCATCTGCCGCCGGCGGTGGTGGGCGCGGACGGCACGCTGCGCCTGCTGGAAGGGCGCAGCGGTCCGGCCTGCGGCGTGCAGGAAGACCTGGAATACCGCAGTCTGTCGACGGTCCTGGCGCCCGGCGAAATGCTGGTGGGCTACACCGACGGCGTTACCGAAGCCGTCAATCCGAACGACGCCCAGTATGGAGATCCCCGCCTGCTGGCCGTGCTGTCCAATCCCCCCGTAGCCTCGGCCAGCCTGGCCAAGCGTCTGCTCGAAGACGTTCAGGCCTTTGCCGACGGCGCGGAACAATCCGATGACATCACATTGATTGTGATCCGCCGCCCATGA
- a CDS encoding ABC transporter substrate-binding protein, whose product MKKSLPTLMLCLALLAPAASMAQTAPGASATTAAQVFPTKPTPRPDGKKWRLGYFESGDYSEYPRTLRVTVDGLQKLGWISVPAIPDGLNGEQMWTFLADNARSDTLEFVRDAWWQPGNFDAAKRPAVREAIKQRLTEKHDLDLVIAMGTWAGQDMAAMGAPVPTIVGSTSDAVGARITRSAQDSGLDNLHARVQPERYQRQVRLFHEIVPFKRLGLVYEDSPEGRTYSAVEAVEQVAREQGFEVLTCNAPSNGIAADLATRNAVECYARLASKVDAVYVTVHRGVTPASVDTIAEILRQARVPSFSMLGSEEVKHGLLLSLAQADYSYVGLFYAETMARIFNGAKPRELSQVWIDPAKIALNLETARVIGFDPPVDILLAADEVYEAQ is encoded by the coding sequence ATGAAGAAATCGTTACCCACCCTGATGCTTTGCCTGGCCTTGCTTGCGCCCGCGGCCAGCATGGCGCAGACGGCCCCGGGGGCCTCCGCCACGACCGCGGCCCAGGTATTCCCCACCAAGCCCACCCCCAGACCCGACGGCAAGAAATGGCGTCTGGGCTACTTCGAAAGCGGCGACTACAGCGAGTATCCGCGCACCTTGCGCGTGACCGTCGACGGCTTGCAGAAGCTGGGCTGGATCAGCGTGCCCGCGATTCCCGACGGACTCAACGGCGAACAGATGTGGACCTTCCTGGCCGACAACGCGCGCAGCGACACCCTGGAGTTCGTGCGCGACGCATGGTGGCAGCCGGGCAATTTCGACGCCGCCAAACGCCCTGCGGTGCGCGAGGCCATCAAGCAGCGTCTGACCGAAAAGCATGACCTGGACCTGGTCATCGCCATGGGCACCTGGGCCGGCCAGGACATGGCCGCCATGGGCGCGCCCGTGCCGACCATCGTGGGCTCCACCAGCGATGCCGTCGGCGCGCGCATCACGCGCTCGGCCCAGGACAGCGGCCTGGACAACCTGCATGCGCGGGTCCAGCCCGAGCGCTATCAGCGGCAGGTGCGCCTGTTCCATGAGATCGTGCCCTTCAAGCGCCTGGGGCTGGTGTACGAAGACAGCCCGGAAGGCCGCACCTACAGCGCGGTCGAGGCCGTGGAGCAGGTCGCGCGCGAACAGGGGTTCGAGGTGCTGACCTGCAACGCGCCGTCCAACGGCATCGCCGCCGACCTCGCCACGCGCAATGCCGTCGAATGCTATGCCAGGCTGGCCTCGAAGGTGGACGCCGTCTACGTCACCGTGCATCGGGGCGTGACCCCGGCGTCCGTCGATACGATCGCCGAGATCTTGCGCCAGGCGCGCGTGCCCAGCTTCTCGATGCTGGGTTCGGAAGAGGTCAAGCATGGCCTACTGCTCAGCCTGGCCCAGGCGGACTACTCCTATGTCGGCTTGTTCTATGCCGAGACGATGGCGCGCATTTTCAACGGCGCCAAGCCTCGCGAGTTGTCGCAGGTGTGGATAGATCCGGCCAAGATCGCGCTGAACCTGGAGACGGCGCGTGTCATCGGTTTCGATCCGCCCGTGGATATCCTGCTGGCCGCGGATGAAGTCTATGAAGCGCAGTAA
- a CDS encoding RNA polymerase sigma factor produces MPPIRAEGESQGWDSGDDYLLRDLVREHSSRLQRFIIKHIGNSTEAEDLAQQAFVEAARSYHSFRGESQLSSWLYGIALNLVRNHLSRAPERRHDFVSDSVLEDHASSDLSPDRVLEQNQTMALLQESLDELPENMRDILLMVGLDDISYEEAAALLTVPIGTVRSRLSRARSALRDKMAQKGLRLDA; encoded by the coding sequence ATGCCGCCCATTCGCGCGGAAGGCGAAAGCCAGGGATGGGATTCCGGTGACGACTACCTGCTGCGCGACCTGGTGCGCGAGCACTCCAGCCGTTTGCAGCGCTTCATCATCAAGCACATCGGCAACTCCACCGAAGCCGAGGACCTGGCCCAGCAGGCCTTTGTCGAGGCGGCCCGTTCCTACCACAGCTTTCGAGGCGAATCGCAGCTGTCTTCCTGGCTCTATGGCATTGCGCTGAACCTGGTGCGCAACCACCTGTCGCGCGCGCCGGAACGCCGCCATGACTTCGTCAGCGACAGCGTGCTGGAAGACCATGCGTCCTCCGACCTGTCTCCCGACCGCGTGCTGGAGCAGAACCAGACCATGGCACTGCTCCAGGAGTCGCTGGACGAACTGCCCGAGAACATGCGCGATATTCTGCTCATGGTGGGGCTGGACGATATCTCCTACGAAGAGGCGGCCGCGCTGCTGACCGTGCCCATCGGCACCGTGCGCAGCCGCTTGTCGCGCGCGCGCTCGGCGCTGCGCGACAAGATGGCCCAGAAGGGCCTGCGCCTGGACGCTTAA